A region from the Mesomycoplasma hyopneumoniae J genome encodes:
- the dnaG gene encoding DNA primase yields the protein MNRQEIITHIIKNTDIYDLISKNINLKPKGRDSFVGLCPFHEDTNPSLSVSLKKQIFKCFSCQKSGNIINFVMLLQNLNFLEALQFLDKEYNLKLKLNYTTKLEKNYSKDELQALRAFENAVSIYLVELIKIFSLGQQNLIIENPIFFQLFNFLKSRGITREIIEKFKIGFVPTNSILKKFLIDSKFFDGEVLMNYSLLTVNGNDFFQKRLVFPIENFEGKVVGFSGRCLDDKICQPKYLNSSSNSLFSKTEILYNYANAIKQNPKEIIITEGFFDVIAFYKAGIQNAVALMGTTLTKKHCEMLNNFTVLLALDSDKAGVEASLKSGLILGQNRINTYILTGFEGKDPDEYFNTFGSEALVNKLSNRINSFDFAYDFYKNSIKNNSSEEIKIFIEKFSPFLEILYHQNLQLAQIFFKKIKEDFGISQDSFKFRPSVQHYNELENTLKENEDQIKSIHIKKTTNLWLAKPISTEIQELKILSQVLDDILYHDGEKYNRFKGKQFKFLNPLNNKLMEEINIFGYKNPKMREKIKTKLKEVNAELENLIFKDRIEKLINEDLNWKKEKNADDLDNLMELIQKTRGRKDADNIRKLQLDKEMNNEFVGKFFKKIRGL from the coding sequence ATGAATAGACAAGAAATTATAACACATATAATAAAAAATACCGATATTTACGACCTAATTTCAAAAAATATAAATTTAAAACCAAAAGGTCGAGATTCTTTTGTCGGTCTTTGCCCATTTCATGAAGATACAAATCCGTCGTTGTCAGTTTCCTTAAAAAAACAAATTTTTAAATGTTTTTCGTGCCAAAAATCCGGTAATATTATAAATTTTGTAATGTTGTTACAAAATTTAAATTTTTTAGAAGCCCTGCAATTTCTTGATAAGGAATATAATTTAAAACTTAAGCTAAATTATACCACAAAACTTGAAAAAAATTATTCAAAAGATGAGCTTCAAGCATTACGAGCCTTTGAAAACGCGGTTTCTATTTATTTAGTTGAACTTATCAAGATTTTCTCTTTAGGCCAGCAGAATTTGATTATCGAAAATCCTATTTTTTTCCAGTTATTTAACTTCCTTAAATCACGCGGGATTACAAGGGAAATTATCGAAAAATTTAAAATCGGATTTGTGCCGACAAACTCAATTTTAAAAAAATTTTTAATTGATTCAAAATTTTTTGATGGCGAGGTTTTAATGAATTATTCACTTCTAACTGTTAATGGAAATGATTTTTTTCAAAAAAGACTTGTTTTTCCGATTGAAAATTTTGAAGGAAAAGTGGTTGGATTCTCTGGTCGCTGTTTAGATGATAAAATATGTCAACCAAAATATTTGAATTCATCCTCGAATAGTTTGTTTTCAAAGACTGAAATTCTTTATAATTATGCAAACGCAATAAAGCAAAACCCAAAAGAAATCATTATTACAGAAGGATTTTTTGATGTAATTGCTTTTTATAAGGCGGGAATTCAAAATGCAGTTGCACTGATGGGAACAACTTTGACAAAAAAACACTGTGAAATGCTTAATAATTTTACAGTTTTACTCGCGCTCGATAGTGATAAGGCTGGTGTGGAAGCTAGTCTAAAATCAGGACTTATTCTGGGACAAAACCGTATAAATACTTATATTTTAACAGGTTTTGAAGGCAAAGATCCAGATGAATATTTCAATACTTTTGGTTCAGAAGCACTTGTTAATAAACTAAGTAATCGAATAAATAGCTTTGATTTCGCTTATGATTTTTATAAGAATTCTATAAAAAATAATTCAAGTGAAGAGATAAAAATTTTCATTGAAAAATTTAGTCCCTTTTTAGAAATATTATATCACCAAAATCTGCAATTAGCGCAAATTTTTTTCAAAAAAATTAAGGAAGATTTTGGTATTTCCCAGGATAGTTTTAAATTTAGACCTTCAGTTCAACATTATAATGAATTAGAAAATACCTTAAAAGAAAATGAGGACCAAATTAAAAGTATTCACATAAAAAAAACAACTAATTTATGGCTAGCAAAACCGATTTCAACCGAAATTCAAGAACTTAAAATTTTAAGTCAAGTTTTAGATGATATTTTATACCATGACGGTGAAAAATATAATCGTTTTAAAGGAAAGCAATTTAAATTTCTAAATCCATTAAATAATAAATTAATGGAAGAAATTAACATTTTTGGGTATAAAAATCCAAAAATGCGGGAAAAGATAAAAACAAAATTAAAGGAAGTAAATGCTGAATTAGAAAATTTAATATTTAAAGATCGCATAGAAAAACTCATAAACGAGGATTTAAATTGAAAAAAAGAGAAAAATGCCGATGATTTAGACAATTTAATGGAATTAATACAAAAAACAAGAGGCAGAAAAGATGCCGATAATATTCGTAAACTTCAACTTGATAAAGAAATGAATAATGAGTTTGTGGGCAAGTTCTTTAAAAAAATTAGAGGTCTATAA